The Gemmatimonadales bacterium genomic sequence CGCCGTCGCCGTCTCGATGATCACGCCTGGTCCGGTCGTCATCACGGTCGCGTTCATCGGATACCTGACGGCCGGGCCGTTGGGCGCGTGCGCGGCGGCGCTCGGCGTTTTCCTGCCCGTGTACGTGGTGGTGATCGTGGCCGCGCCGCACTTTAACCGCTTCGCCCAGGACCCGCGCGTAAAGGCCTTCGTGGACGGTGTGACCGCGGCAGCGACGGGCGCGATCGCGGGCGCGGCGTGGGTGCTGGGGAAGCGCGCCATCACCGACTTGCCCACGGCTGCGATCGCCGCGGCGACCCTGGCGCTGCTGTTCCGGACCAGGAGGCTCCCGGAGCCGCTGCTGATAGTCGCGGCGGGAGTGGGCGGCGTGCTTCTCGGCTGAGGGCGCCCGGGTTGCGGACCTACCGCCGGCGGTGAAGCTTGCGGCATGGCGATCGACGTCGAGCGGGCCCGCCGGGAGACCCCCGGCTGCGTCGAAGTCCTGCACCTCAACAACGCGGGCGCGTCGCTGATGCCGCGCCGCGTGCTGGAGGCGGTGAAGGACGAGGCGCGGGGGCTTGCCCAGATGGTGCGGGCGTCGTACAACACCGAGGACGAAGTGGGGCGGTTCTGCGAGGAGCTGGAAGCGTTGGGATGACCACGGCACGCGAGGGAGTGGACGCATGGCCGACAGCGTTTCGTTCGAGAAGGTCCTTGCCGACGAGCTAAAGCTCATCGCTCATCGGCGCAGCGCGCCCGACGCGCCGGGAAACCCCGACGACTTCCGGCCCGAAACAGCGTTCGCGCGGGGCCTCCAGGGGCTCGCTTTCTCGGGGGGCGGGATCCGATCGGCGAGCTTCAACCTCGGCGTGCTGCAGGCGCTGGCGAAGCAGCGGGTGCTGGAAGGCTGCGACTACCTCTCGACGGTCTCGGGCGGAGGGTACATCGGGTCGTGCCGCTCGGCGCTCTGCTCGGACGGGAGCGCCGGGGTGTCCCCGGGAGACTTCCCGTTCGCTTTCGACGGGCGCGAGGAGCGGTCCGAGGTC encodes the following:
- a CDS encoding chromate transporter, encoding AVAVSMITPGPVVITVAFIGYLTAGPLGACAAALGVFLPVYVVVIVAAPHFNRFAQDPRVKAFVDGVTAAATGAIAGAAWVLGKRAITDLPTAAIAAATLALLFRTRRLPEPLLIVAAGVGGVLLG